A genome region from Glycine max cultivar Williams 82 chromosome 5, Glycine_max_v4.0, whole genome shotgun sequence includes the following:
- the LOC100783514 gene encoding CBS domain-containing protein CBSCBSPB1 isoform X1, whose translation MFLLDLSFSSHRLVTGFSHSPTVPTPFIPDSFVFAASRQHFFSLLVKVVFGKMSSHGGSSLRNGSLSNSPTRAKKKAFGSEHSTPDFIARKTFTSPRTMGERTVKSLRLSKALTVPETTTVYEACRRMAARKVDALLLTDSNALLCGILTDKDIATRVIAREVNLEETPVSKVMTRNPVFVLSDTRAVEALQKMVQGRFRHLPVVENGEVVAILDIAKCLYDAIARMERAAEKGKAIAAAVEGIEKHWGTSTPASNSTFMETLREQIFKPSLSTIIPENSKVVTVSPTDSVLTTTKKMLELRASSAVVTIDDKPCGILTSKDILMRVIAQSLPPSSTLVEKVMTPNPECGTIDTPIVDALHTMHDGKFLHLPVVNRGGIVVATVDVIHITHAAVATASQVGNTPNFNNEAANSMIQKFWDSAMALAPNEEDEDSQSEASLKMISEGGETGRSISYLTSSMQNVFSFKLQDRKGRLHRFTCDTRSLAEVITSIVQRVGDDIDPMNLPQILYEDEDNDKVVLASDSDLAAAVDHAKTAGLKGLRLHLDYSGTHGYGTDSSSVSWKYANSEAWASAYSAIAAGTAVVAALGLLAFVRRSR comes from the exons ATGTTCCTTCTCgatctctctttctcttctcacCGGCTGGTCACCGGCTTCTCTCATTCTCCGACCGTCCCCACCCCCTTCATTCCCGATTCGTTCGTCTTCGCTGCTTCGCGTCaacactttttttctcttctag TTAAGGTAGTGTTCGGGAAGATGTCGAGTCACGGTGGTTCTTCTTTAAGGAACGGTTCCTTGTCCAATAGCCCCACGCGGGCCAAGAAGAAAGCCTTTGGCTCTGAGCATTCAACGCCTGACTTTATTGCTCGTAAAACCTTTACCTCACCGCGCACCAT GGGAGAGAGAACTGTGAAATCATTGCGGCTTTCAAAGGCATTGACAGTTCCTGAAACAACAACCGTCTATGAAGCTTGCCGTAGGATGGCTGCTCGCAAAGTTGATGCTCTATTACTAACTGATTCTAATGCTTTGCTCTGTGGAATCCTCACAGACAAG GATATAGCAACAAGAGTTATTGCTCGTGAAGTTAATCTCGAAGAAACACCTGTTTCCAAGGTTATGACAAGGAATCCAGTATTTGTCCTTTCTGATACTCGTGCTGTGGAAGCCCTCCAAAAGATGGTGCAAG GGAGGTTCAGACATTTACCTgtggtggagaatggagaagtAGTTGCCATACTTGACATAGCAAAGTGTTTGTATGATGCCATTGCCCGTATGGAAAGGGCAGCTGAGAAAGGAAAGGCAATTGCGGCAGCAGTTGAAGGTATCGAAAAACACTGGGGAACATCTACTCCTG CCTCCAATTCGACATTCATGGAGACTCTTCGCGAGCAGATATTTAAGCCATCTTTGTCTACAATTATTCCTGAGAATTCAAA GGTTGTAACAGTTTCACCAACAGACTCGGTTTTGACTACAACAAAGAAGATGCTTGAACTTCGTGCAAGTTCAGCTGTTGTGACGATTGATGACAAACCTTGTGGTATTCTTAC TTCAAAGGATATCTTGATGCGGGTAATAGCACAGAGTCTTCCTCCATCGTCAACTCTTGTTGAGAAG GTCATGACTCCAAATCCAGAATGTGGAACAATTGATACACCAATAGTCGATGCACTTCACACTATGCATGACGGAAAATTTTTGCATCTTCCTGTGGTTAATAGAG GTGGCATTGTTGTTGCTACGGTTGATGTGATTCATATCACGCATGCGGCTGTGGCGACAGCTAGTCAG GTCGGAAATACGCCCAATTTTAACAACGAAGCTGCCAACTCCATGATACAAAAATTTTGGGATTCGGCCATGGCCTTAGCTCCAAATGAGGAGGATGAGGATTCACAAAG CGAGGCTTCCTTGAAAATGATTTCCGAGGGAGGAGAAACAGGGAGATCCATTTCTTATCTTACGTCAAGCATGCAGAACGTATTTTCGTTCAAATTACAAGACAGGAAGGGCAGATTGCATAGGTTCACATGCG ATACTCGGAGCTTGGCAGAGGTTATAACTTCCATCGTTCAGAGAGTCGGTGATGATATTGACCCCATGAACCTGCCCCAAATTTTG tatGAAGATGAAGACAATGATAAAGTTGTACTGGCTTCGGACAGTGATCTTGCTGCAGCTGTGGACCACGCGAAGACGGCTGGTTTGAAG GGATTGAGATTGCATTTAGACTACTCTGGAACACATGGTTATGGAACTGATTCAAGTTCAGTAAGTTGGAAATATGCTAATTCAGAAGCATGGGCATCGGCATACAGTGCCATTGCTGCTGGAACTGCAGTTGTTGCTGCCTTAGGTCTATTGGCGTTTGTGAGGCGAAGTCGATGA
- the LOC100783514 gene encoding CBS domain-containing protein CBSCBSPB1 isoform X3: MFLLDLSFSSHRLVTGFSHSPTVPTPFIPDSFVFAASRQHFFSLLVKVVFGKMSSHGGSSLRNGSLSNSPTRAKKKAFGSEHSTPDFIARKTFTSPRTMGERTVKSLRLSKALTVPETTTVYEACRRMAARKVDALLLTDSNALLCGILTDKDIATRVIAREVNLEETPVSKVMTRNPVFVLSDTRAVEALQKMVQGRFRHLPVVENGEVVAILDIAKCLYDAIARMERAAEKGKAIAAAVEASNSTFMETLREQIFKPSLSTIIPENSKVVTVSPTDSVLTTTKKMLELRASSAVVTIDDKPCGILTSKDILMRVIAQSLPPSSTLVEKVMTPNPECGTIDTPIVDALHTMHDGKFLHLPVVNRGGIVVATVDVIHITHAAVATASQVGNTPNFNNEAANSMIQKFWDSAMALAPNEEDEDSQSEASLKMISEGGETGRSISYLTSSMQNVFSFKLQDRKGRLHRFTCDTRSLAEVITSIVQRVGDDIDPMNLPQILYEDEDNDKVVLASDSDLAAAVDHAKTAGLKGLRLHLDYSGTHGYGTDSSSVSWKYANSEAWASAYSAIAAGTAVVAALGLLAFVRRSR; this comes from the exons ATGTTCCTTCTCgatctctctttctcttctcacCGGCTGGTCACCGGCTTCTCTCATTCTCCGACCGTCCCCACCCCCTTCATTCCCGATTCGTTCGTCTTCGCTGCTTCGCGTCaacactttttttctcttctag TTAAGGTAGTGTTCGGGAAGATGTCGAGTCACGGTGGTTCTTCTTTAAGGAACGGTTCCTTGTCCAATAGCCCCACGCGGGCCAAGAAGAAAGCCTTTGGCTCTGAGCATTCAACGCCTGACTTTATTGCTCGTAAAACCTTTACCTCACCGCGCACCAT GGGAGAGAGAACTGTGAAATCATTGCGGCTTTCAAAGGCATTGACAGTTCCTGAAACAACAACCGTCTATGAAGCTTGCCGTAGGATGGCTGCTCGCAAAGTTGATGCTCTATTACTAACTGATTCTAATGCTTTGCTCTGTGGAATCCTCACAGACAAG GATATAGCAACAAGAGTTATTGCTCGTGAAGTTAATCTCGAAGAAACACCTGTTTCCAAGGTTATGACAAGGAATCCAGTATTTGTCCTTTCTGATACTCGTGCTGTGGAAGCCCTCCAAAAGATGGTGCAAG GGAGGTTCAGACATTTACCTgtggtggagaatggagaagtAGTTGCCATACTTGACATAGCAAAGTGTTTGTATGATGCCATTGCCCGTATGGAAAGGGCAGCTGAGAAAGGAAAGGCAATTGCGGCAGCAGTTGAAG CCTCCAATTCGACATTCATGGAGACTCTTCGCGAGCAGATATTTAAGCCATCTTTGTCTACAATTATTCCTGAGAATTCAAA GGTTGTAACAGTTTCACCAACAGACTCGGTTTTGACTACAACAAAGAAGATGCTTGAACTTCGTGCAAGTTCAGCTGTTGTGACGATTGATGACAAACCTTGTGGTATTCTTAC TTCAAAGGATATCTTGATGCGGGTAATAGCACAGAGTCTTCCTCCATCGTCAACTCTTGTTGAGAAG GTCATGACTCCAAATCCAGAATGTGGAACAATTGATACACCAATAGTCGATGCACTTCACACTATGCATGACGGAAAATTTTTGCATCTTCCTGTGGTTAATAGAG GTGGCATTGTTGTTGCTACGGTTGATGTGATTCATATCACGCATGCGGCTGTGGCGACAGCTAGTCAG GTCGGAAATACGCCCAATTTTAACAACGAAGCTGCCAACTCCATGATACAAAAATTTTGGGATTCGGCCATGGCCTTAGCTCCAAATGAGGAGGATGAGGATTCACAAAG CGAGGCTTCCTTGAAAATGATTTCCGAGGGAGGAGAAACAGGGAGATCCATTTCTTATCTTACGTCAAGCATGCAGAACGTATTTTCGTTCAAATTACAAGACAGGAAGGGCAGATTGCATAGGTTCACATGCG ATACTCGGAGCTTGGCAGAGGTTATAACTTCCATCGTTCAGAGAGTCGGTGATGATATTGACCCCATGAACCTGCCCCAAATTTTG tatGAAGATGAAGACAATGATAAAGTTGTACTGGCTTCGGACAGTGATCTTGCTGCAGCTGTGGACCACGCGAAGACGGCTGGTTTGAAG GGATTGAGATTGCATTTAGACTACTCTGGAACACATGGTTATGGAACTGATTCAAGTTCAGTAAGTTGGAAATATGCTAATTCAGAAGCATGGGCATCGGCATACAGTGCCATTGCTGCTGGAACTGCAGTTGTTGCTGCCTTAGGTCTATTGGCGTTTGTGAGGCGAAGTCGATGA
- the LOC100783514 gene encoding CBS domain-containing protein CBSCBSPB1 isoform X2, which yields MFLLDLSFSSHRLVTGFSHSPTVPTPFIPDSFVFAASRQHFFSLLVFGKMSSHGGSSLRNGSLSNSPTRAKKKAFGSEHSTPDFIARKTFTSPRTMGERTVKSLRLSKALTVPETTTVYEACRRMAARKVDALLLTDSNALLCGILTDKDIATRVIAREVNLEETPVSKVMTRNPVFVLSDTRAVEALQKMVQGRFRHLPVVENGEVVAILDIAKCLYDAIARMERAAEKGKAIAAAVEGIEKHWGTSTPASNSTFMETLREQIFKPSLSTIIPENSKVVTVSPTDSVLTTTKKMLELRASSAVVTIDDKPCGILTSKDILMRVIAQSLPPSSTLVEKVMTPNPECGTIDTPIVDALHTMHDGKFLHLPVVNRGGIVVATVDVIHITHAAVATASQVGNTPNFNNEAANSMIQKFWDSAMALAPNEEDEDSQSEASLKMISEGGETGRSISYLTSSMQNVFSFKLQDRKGRLHRFTCDTRSLAEVITSIVQRVGDDIDPMNLPQILYEDEDNDKVVLASDSDLAAAVDHAKTAGLKGLRLHLDYSGTHGYGTDSSSVSWKYANSEAWASAYSAIAAGTAVVAALGLLAFVRRSR from the exons ATGTTCCTTCTCgatctctctttctcttctcacCGGCTGGTCACCGGCTTCTCTCATTCTCCGACCGTCCCCACCCCCTTCATTCCCGATTCGTTCGTCTTCGCTGCTTCGCGTCaacactttttttctcttctag TGTTCGGGAAGATGTCGAGTCACGGTGGTTCTTCTTTAAGGAACGGTTCCTTGTCCAATAGCCCCACGCGGGCCAAGAAGAAAGCCTTTGGCTCTGAGCATTCAACGCCTGACTTTATTGCTCGTAAAACCTTTACCTCACCGCGCACCAT GGGAGAGAGAACTGTGAAATCATTGCGGCTTTCAAAGGCATTGACAGTTCCTGAAACAACAACCGTCTATGAAGCTTGCCGTAGGATGGCTGCTCGCAAAGTTGATGCTCTATTACTAACTGATTCTAATGCTTTGCTCTGTGGAATCCTCACAGACAAG GATATAGCAACAAGAGTTATTGCTCGTGAAGTTAATCTCGAAGAAACACCTGTTTCCAAGGTTATGACAAGGAATCCAGTATTTGTCCTTTCTGATACTCGTGCTGTGGAAGCCCTCCAAAAGATGGTGCAAG GGAGGTTCAGACATTTACCTgtggtggagaatggagaagtAGTTGCCATACTTGACATAGCAAAGTGTTTGTATGATGCCATTGCCCGTATGGAAAGGGCAGCTGAGAAAGGAAAGGCAATTGCGGCAGCAGTTGAAGGTATCGAAAAACACTGGGGAACATCTACTCCTG CCTCCAATTCGACATTCATGGAGACTCTTCGCGAGCAGATATTTAAGCCATCTTTGTCTACAATTATTCCTGAGAATTCAAA GGTTGTAACAGTTTCACCAACAGACTCGGTTTTGACTACAACAAAGAAGATGCTTGAACTTCGTGCAAGTTCAGCTGTTGTGACGATTGATGACAAACCTTGTGGTATTCTTAC TTCAAAGGATATCTTGATGCGGGTAATAGCACAGAGTCTTCCTCCATCGTCAACTCTTGTTGAGAAG GTCATGACTCCAAATCCAGAATGTGGAACAATTGATACACCAATAGTCGATGCACTTCACACTATGCATGACGGAAAATTTTTGCATCTTCCTGTGGTTAATAGAG GTGGCATTGTTGTTGCTACGGTTGATGTGATTCATATCACGCATGCGGCTGTGGCGACAGCTAGTCAG GTCGGAAATACGCCCAATTTTAACAACGAAGCTGCCAACTCCATGATACAAAAATTTTGGGATTCGGCCATGGCCTTAGCTCCAAATGAGGAGGATGAGGATTCACAAAG CGAGGCTTCCTTGAAAATGATTTCCGAGGGAGGAGAAACAGGGAGATCCATTTCTTATCTTACGTCAAGCATGCAGAACGTATTTTCGTTCAAATTACAAGACAGGAAGGGCAGATTGCATAGGTTCACATGCG ATACTCGGAGCTTGGCAGAGGTTATAACTTCCATCGTTCAGAGAGTCGGTGATGATATTGACCCCATGAACCTGCCCCAAATTTTG tatGAAGATGAAGACAATGATAAAGTTGTACTGGCTTCGGACAGTGATCTTGCTGCAGCTGTGGACCACGCGAAGACGGCTGGTTTGAAG GGATTGAGATTGCATTTAGACTACTCTGGAACACATGGTTATGGAACTGATTCAAGTTCAGTAAGTTGGAAATATGCTAATTCAGAAGCATGGGCATCGGCATACAGTGCCATTGCTGCTGGAACTGCAGTTGTTGCTGCCTTAGGTCTATTGGCGTTTGTGAGGCGAAGTCGATGA
- the LOC100783514 gene encoding CBS domain-containing protein CBSCBSPB1 isoform X4, with the protein MLSNDSFEILPKFVMASCFDMGERTVKSLRLSKALTVPETTTVYEACRRMAARKVDALLLTDSNALLCGILTDKDIATRVIAREVNLEETPVSKVMTRNPVFVLSDTRAVEALQKMVQGRFRHLPVVENGEVVAILDIAKCLYDAIARMERAAEKGKAIAAAVEGIEKHWGTSTPASNSTFMETLREQIFKPSLSTIIPENSKVVTVSPTDSVLTTTKKMLELRASSAVVTIDDKPCGILTSKDILMRVIAQSLPPSSTLVEKVMTPNPECGTIDTPIVDALHTMHDGKFLHLPVVNRGGIVVATVDVIHITHAAVATASQVGNTPNFNNEAANSMIQKFWDSAMALAPNEEDEDSQSEASLKMISEGGETGRSISYLTSSMQNVFSFKLQDRKGRLHRFTCDTRSLAEVITSIVQRVGDDIDPMNLPQILYEDEDNDKVVLASDSDLAAAVDHAKTAGLKGLRLHLDYSGTHGYGTDSSSVSWKYANSEAWASAYSAIAAGTAVVAALGLLAFVRRSR; encoded by the exons ATGCTTTCAAATGattcatttgaaattttacCCAAATTTGTGATGGCTTCGTGCTTTGATat GGGAGAGAGAACTGTGAAATCATTGCGGCTTTCAAAGGCATTGACAGTTCCTGAAACAACAACCGTCTATGAAGCTTGCCGTAGGATGGCTGCTCGCAAAGTTGATGCTCTATTACTAACTGATTCTAATGCTTTGCTCTGTGGAATCCTCACAGACAAG GATATAGCAACAAGAGTTATTGCTCGTGAAGTTAATCTCGAAGAAACACCTGTTTCCAAGGTTATGACAAGGAATCCAGTATTTGTCCTTTCTGATACTCGTGCTGTGGAAGCCCTCCAAAAGATGGTGCAAG GGAGGTTCAGACATTTACCTgtggtggagaatggagaagtAGTTGCCATACTTGACATAGCAAAGTGTTTGTATGATGCCATTGCCCGTATGGAAAGGGCAGCTGAGAAAGGAAAGGCAATTGCGGCAGCAGTTGAAGGTATCGAAAAACACTGGGGAACATCTACTCCTG CCTCCAATTCGACATTCATGGAGACTCTTCGCGAGCAGATATTTAAGCCATCTTTGTCTACAATTATTCCTGAGAATTCAAA GGTTGTAACAGTTTCACCAACAGACTCGGTTTTGACTACAACAAAGAAGATGCTTGAACTTCGTGCAAGTTCAGCTGTTGTGACGATTGATGACAAACCTTGTGGTATTCTTAC TTCAAAGGATATCTTGATGCGGGTAATAGCACAGAGTCTTCCTCCATCGTCAACTCTTGTTGAGAAG GTCATGACTCCAAATCCAGAATGTGGAACAATTGATACACCAATAGTCGATGCACTTCACACTATGCATGACGGAAAATTTTTGCATCTTCCTGTGGTTAATAGAG GTGGCATTGTTGTTGCTACGGTTGATGTGATTCATATCACGCATGCGGCTGTGGCGACAGCTAGTCAG GTCGGAAATACGCCCAATTTTAACAACGAAGCTGCCAACTCCATGATACAAAAATTTTGGGATTCGGCCATGGCCTTAGCTCCAAATGAGGAGGATGAGGATTCACAAAG CGAGGCTTCCTTGAAAATGATTTCCGAGGGAGGAGAAACAGGGAGATCCATTTCTTATCTTACGTCAAGCATGCAGAACGTATTTTCGTTCAAATTACAAGACAGGAAGGGCAGATTGCATAGGTTCACATGCG ATACTCGGAGCTTGGCAGAGGTTATAACTTCCATCGTTCAGAGAGTCGGTGATGATATTGACCCCATGAACCTGCCCCAAATTTTG tatGAAGATGAAGACAATGATAAAGTTGTACTGGCTTCGGACAGTGATCTTGCTGCAGCTGTGGACCACGCGAAGACGGCTGGTTTGAAG GGATTGAGATTGCATTTAGACTACTCTGGAACACATGGTTATGGAACTGATTCAAGTTCAGTAAGTTGGAAATATGCTAATTCAGAAGCATGGGCATCGGCATACAGTGCCATTGCTGCTGGAACTGCAGTTGTTGCTGCCTTAGGTCTATTGGCGTTTGTGAGGCGAAGTCGATGA
- the LOC100804547 gene encoding protein P21-like, whose amino-acid sequence MAALRKAVFFVIAQCFTFSAYAARFEITNRCTYTVWAASVPVGGGVQLNPGQSWSVDVPAGTKGARVWARTGCNFDGSGRGGCQTGDCGGVLDCKAYGAPPNTLAEYGLNGFNNLDFFDISLVDGFNVPMDFSPTSNGCTRGISCTADINGQCPSELKTQGGCNNPCTVFKTDQYCCNSGSCGPTDYSRFFKQRCPDAYSYPKDDPTSTFTCNGGTDYRVVFCP is encoded by the coding sequence ATGGCGGCTCTCAGAAAAGCCGTGTTCTTTGTAATCGCTCAATGCTTCACCTTTTCCGCATATGCTGCAAGGTTTGAAATCACAAACCGATGCACATACACTGTCTGGGCTGCGTCTGTGCCTGTTGGCGGTGGCGTGCAATTAAACCCGGGCCAGTCATGGTCCGTGGACGTGCCTGCAGGAACGAAAGGGGCCCGCGTTTGGGCCCGAACCGGCTGCAACTTCGACGGTTCGGGCCGCGGTGGATGCCAGACCGGTGACTGCGGGGGTGTCCTCGACTGCAAAGCTTACGGTGCGCCTCCCAACACCCTGGCTGAATACGGCCTGAACGGGTTCAACAATTTGGACTTCTTCGACATCTCCCTCGTCGACGGTTTTAACGTGCCCATGGACTTTAGTCCAACCTCGAATGGATGCACACGTGGCATAAGCTGCACTGCGGACATTAACGGACAGTGCCCTAGTGAGCTAAAGACTCAAGGAGGTTGCAACAACCCTTGCACTGTCTTCAAAACCGACCAGTACTGTTGCAATTCCGGTAGCTGTGGGCCCACTGATTATTCCAGATTCTTCAAGCAAAGGTGCCCCGATGCTTATAGTTACCCCAAGGATGATCCAACTAGCACCTTCACTTGTAATGGTGGGACTGACTATAGGGTTGTCTTTTGTCCTTGA
- the LOC100803483 gene encoding Bifunctional UDP-glucose 4-epimerase and UDP-xylose 4-epimerase 1-like, translating into MVSSSQHILVTGGAGFIGTHTVVQLLKAGFSVSIIDNFDNSVMEAVDRVRQVVGPLLSQNLQFTQGDLRNRDDLEKLFSKTTFDAVIHFAGLKAVAESVAKPRRYFDFNLVGTINLYEFMAKYNCKKMVFSSSATVYGQPEKIPCEEDFKLQAMNPYGRTKLFLEEIARDIQKAEPEWKIILLRYFNPVGAHESGKLGEDPKGIPNNLMPYIQQVAVGRLTELNVYGHDYPTRDGSAIRDYIHVMDLADGHIAALRKLFTTENIGCTAYNLGTGRGTSVLEMVAAFEKASGKKIPVKLCPRRPGDATEVYASTERAEKELGWKANYGVEEMCRDQWNWAKNNPWGYAGKP; encoded by the exons ATGGTGTCTTCCTCCCAACACATTCTGGTCACCGGTGGTGCCGGTTTCATTGGCACCCACACCGTCGTTCAGCTTCTCAAAGCTGGCTTCAGCGTTTCAATAATCGACAATTTCGATAACTCCGTCATGGAAGCAGTGGACCGCGTCCGCCAAGTGGTTGGCCCTCTGCTTTCTCAGAACCTCCAATTCACCCAG GGCGATCTCCGGAATAGGGATGACTTGGAGAAACTCTTCTCCAAAACAAC ATTTGATGCCGTGATCCACTTTGCTGGCTTGAAAGCGGTTGCTGAAAGCGTTGCGAAGCCCCGTcgctattttgattttaatttggttGGCACCATCAACCTCTACGAATTTATGGCAAAGTATAATTGCAAAAAG ATGGTTTTCTCATCATCTGCAACCGTTTATGGCCAACCTGAAAAGATACCGTGTGAGGAGGATTTCAAGTTACAAGCTATGAATCCCTATGGACGGACCAAG CTTTTCCTGGAAGAAATTGCCCGAGATATTCAGAAAGCTGAACCAGAATGGAAGATCATATTACTGAGATACTTCAATCCAGTTGGGGCTCATGAAAGTGGCAAACTCGGTGAAGATCCCAAGGGCATCCCAAATAACCTCATGCCTTACATTCAGCAAGTAGCTGTTGGAAGATTGACTGAACTCAATGTATACGGTCATGATTATCCAACGAGGGATGGCTCTGCG ATCCGGGACTATATCCATGTGATGGACTTGGCAGATGGCCATATTGCTGCCCTGCGAAAGCTCTTCACAACGGAGAACATAG GTTGTACTGCTTACAACCTGGGAACTGGTCGTGGAACATCTGTGCTTGAAATGGTTGCAGCATTTGAAAAGGCTTCTGGCAAG AAAATTCCAGTAAAATTATGTCCAAGAAGACCGGGAGATGCGACTGAGGTTTATGCATCTACAGAGAGAGCTGAGAAAGAACTTGGTTGGAA GGCAAACTATGGTGTGGAGGAGATGTGCAGGGACCAATGGAATTGGGCAAAGAACAATCCCTGGGGTTACGCGGGGAAGCCTTGA
- the LOC100301882 gene encoding protein P21-like, producing MTLTKALFFVTALCCTSAAYAARFDITNRCSYPVWAAAVPGGGRRLNSGQSWALDVPAGTKGARVWARTGCNFDGSGRGGCQTGDCGGVLDCKAYGTPPNTLAEYALNQFSNLDFFDISLVDGFNVPMDFSPTSNGCTRGIRCTADINGQCPSQLKTQGGCNNPCTVFKTDQYCCNSGSCVPTDYSRFFKQRCPDAYSYPKDDPTSTFTCKGGTNYRVVFCP from the coding sequence atgacTCTCACAAAGGCCTTGTTCTTTGTGACCGCTCTATGCTGCACCTCTGCCGCATATGCTGCAAGGTTTGACATCACAAACCGATGCTCATACCCTGTTTGGGCCGCGGCTGTGCCTGGCGGTGGCAGGAGGCTGAACTCGGGCCAGTCATGGGCTTTAGACGTGCCTGCAGGAACGAAAGGGGCCCGCGTTTGGGCCCGAACCGGCTGCAACTTCGACGGCTCGGGCCGCGGTGGATGCCAGACCGGTGACTGCGGGGGTGTCCTCGACTGCAAAGCTTACGGCACGCCTCCCAACACCCTAGCGGAATACGCGCTGAACCAGTTCAGCAATTTGGACTTCTTCGACATCTCCCTCGTGGACGGTTTTAACGTGCCCATGGACTTTAGTCCAACCTCGAATGGGTGCACACGTGGCATAAGGTGCACTGCGGACATTAACGGACAGTGCCCTAGTCAGCTAAAGACTCAAGGAGGCTGCAACAACCCTTGCACTGTCTTCAAAACCGACCAGTACTGTTGCAATTCCGGTAGCTGTGTGCCCACTGATTATTCCAGATTCTTCAAGCAAAGGTGCCCCGATGCTTATAGTTACCCCAAGGATGATCCAACTAGCACCTTCACTTGTAAGGGTGGGACTAACTATAGGGTTGTCTTTTGCCCTTGA
- the LOC100782974 gene encoding elicitor-responsive protein 3, translated as MPQGSLEVFLVNAKGLDNTDYLCNMDPYVILICRTQEQKSSVATGHGSEPEWNENFVFNVSEGVSDLRLKIMDSDSTTAHDLVGEATIPLDALYIEGSIPPTSYNVVKDGHYCGEIKIGLTFTPQDRSERCLEENFGGWKESGYRD; from the exons ATGCCTCAGGGAAGCCTTGAAGTTTTTCTTGTTAATGCCAAAGGCCTCGACAACACTGATTATCTTT GTAACATGGACCCTTATGTGATCCTCATATGTCGCACTCAGGAGCAAAAGAGCAGTGTTGCAACAG GTCACGGAAGTGAGCCAGAATGGAACGAGAATTTTGTATTCAACGTGTCTGAAGGCGTTTCCGATCTGAGATTGAAGATCATGGACAGTGATTCCACGACGGCTCATGATCTCGTCGGAGAAGCTAC CATTCCACTGGATGCATTGTATATTGAAGGAAGTATCCCTCCAACTTCATACAATGTTGTCAAGGATGGCCACTATTGTGGAGAGATTAAAATTGGCCTAACTTTTACGCCTCAG GATCGCAGCGAACGCTGCCTAGAGGAAAATTTTGGAGGATGGAAGGAGTCAGGCTACAGAGACTGA